In Anaeromyxobacter sp., the following proteins share a genomic window:
- a CDS encoding FmdB family transcriptional regulator: MPIYEYDCPRCGRFDVLQKMSAPPLETHEACGSKVTKLMSAGSFAFKGSGFHQTDDQPRGGCGRQSADSPACASCPSAQA, from the coding sequence ATGCCCATCTACGAGTACGACTGCCCCCGCTGCGGCCGCTTCGACGTCCTCCAGAAGATGTCGGCGCCGCCGCTCGAGACCCACGAGGCGTGCGGCTCGAAGGTGACCAAGCTCATGAGCGCCGGCTCGTTCGCCTTCAAGGGCTCGGGCTTCCACCAGACCGACGACCAGCCCCGCGGCGGCTGCGGGCGCCAGTCGGCCGACTCCCCGGCCTGCGCCTCCTGCCCGTCCGCCCAGGCGTGA
- a CDS encoding RluA family pseudouridine synthase yields the protein MKRLTLVARPADEGERLDRFIAARGGISRGLARRTIDEGGVFLDGRRCKVAGKLLRAGYEITVNLTEGGRAPLEAGGLDRSRLLFADEHLVAVDKPAGVPAQPTLTSDRGTLPVLVSALLGEPVTLVHRLDRETSGVTVLARTRAAAAALSEAFRVGGPQKTYLALCARAPEPAQGRLEAAIGKDPRRAGLRQVSAGGDAAATRWRTLATGQAALVEASPETGRTHQLRVHLAHLGAPLLGDPKYGGPRMVGAVAVPRVMLHARRLTLAHPLSGAPCTFEAPIPEDFLEVAAALGCAPPPPDRPTRG from the coding sequence GTGAAGCGGCTCACCCTCGTGGCACGGCCCGCCGACGAGGGCGAGCGGCTCGACCGCTTCATCGCGGCCCGCGGCGGCATCTCGCGTGGCCTGGCGCGCCGCACCATCGACGAGGGCGGCGTCTTCCTCGACGGGCGGCGCTGCAAGGTGGCCGGCAAGCTGCTGCGGGCCGGCTACGAGATCACCGTCAACCTGACCGAGGGCGGGCGCGCCCCGCTGGAGGCCGGCGGGCTGGATCGCTCGCGGCTGCTCTTCGCCGACGAGCACCTGGTGGCGGTGGACAAGCCGGCCGGGGTGCCCGCCCAGCCCACCCTCACCTCCGACCGCGGCACGCTGCCGGTGCTGGTCTCGGCGCTGCTGGGCGAGCCGGTCACGCTGGTCCACCGGCTGGACCGCGAGACCTCCGGGGTCACCGTGCTGGCCCGCACCCGCGCCGCGGCGGCCGCGCTCTCGGAGGCCTTCCGGGTGGGCGGCCCCCAGAAGACCTACCTGGCGCTGTGCGCCCGCGCGCCGGAGCCGGCGCAGGGGCGGCTCGAGGCGGCCATCGGCAAGGACCCGCGCCGGGCCGGCCTGCGCCAGGTCTCGGCGGGCGGCGACGCCGCGGCCACCCGCTGGCGCACCCTGGCCACCGGCCAGGCCGCCCTGGTGGAGGCCAGCCCGGAGACCGGCCGGACCCACCAGCTGCGGGTCCACCTGGCCCACCTGGGGGCGCCGCTGCTGGGCGACCCCAAGTACGGCGGGCCGCGCATGGTGGGGGCGGTGGCGGTGCCGCGGGTCATGCTGCACGCCCGCCGGCTCACCCTGGCCCACCCGCTGAGCGGCGCGCCCTGCACCTTCGAGGCGCCGATCCCCGAGGACTTCCTCGAGGTGGCGGCCGCGCTCGGCTGCGCGCCGCCCCCGCCCGACCGCCCGACCCGGGGGTAG
- a CDS encoding DUF4303 domain-containing protein: MRHPFDPGAFRHELTHRAAEAVRALRRRVGTEHLYAFALYTSGPTRFAWVRASANTEEALTRSAAAMAEVDRRYAGEAGRRLLRWSPPHWEHHDFDGAVSALELPGADQRSDRDDRALYQAMVGALRTLDRSGLFGKGAERCFVTVNVIGEKGGDPLFRKGLRLLNPRPAIERLLNEHSKPAFVRCVNRAPRRERMRIWLALYEDLYMEWRTPIAEEARARGLSPWDVEVELRRFGPKVVPALVDLLAHYGFAPAFDKQRELETREVWLAGSALFLVPRVGAVSERDVKRLQELVASFVERDRRLKVASTLAENTARVLHELRPRRFPESEMDPASYKLANPERFVP, encoded by the coding sequence GTGCGCCACCCCTTCGACCCCGGCGCCTTCCGCCACGAGCTGACCCACCGGGCCGCCGAGGCGGTGCGCGCCCTGCGCCGGCGGGTCGGCACCGAGCACCTCTACGCCTTCGCCCTCTACACCAGCGGCCCGACCCGCTTCGCCTGGGTGCGCGCCTCCGCCAACACCGAGGAGGCGCTGACCCGCAGCGCCGCCGCCATGGCCGAGGTGGACCGGCGCTACGCCGGCGAGGCGGGGCGCCGCCTGCTGCGCTGGAGCCCGCCGCACTGGGAGCACCACGACTTCGACGGCGCGGTGAGCGCGCTCGAGCTGCCCGGCGCCGACCAGCGCAGCGACCGCGACGACCGGGCCCTCTACCAGGCCATGGTGGGCGCCCTGCGGACGCTCGACCGGTCCGGGCTCTTCGGCAAGGGGGCGGAGCGCTGCTTCGTCACCGTGAACGTCATCGGCGAGAAGGGCGGCGACCCGCTCTTCCGCAAGGGGCTGCGGCTGCTCAACCCGCGCCCCGCCATCGAGCGGCTGCTCAACGAGCACTCCAAGCCGGCCTTCGTCCGCTGCGTCAACCGCGCCCCGCGGCGCGAGCGGATGCGCATCTGGCTGGCCCTCTACGAGGACCTGTACATGGAGTGGCGCACCCCCATCGCCGAGGAGGCGCGGGCCCGGGGCCTCTCGCCCTGGGACGTGGAGGTGGAGCTGCGGCGCTTCGGCCCCAAGGTGGTGCCGGCCCTCGTCGACCTCCTGGCCCACTACGGCTTCGCCCCGGCCTTCGACAAGCAGCGCGAGCTGGAGACCCGCGAGGTCTGGCTGGCCGGCTCGGCGCTCTTCCTGGTGCCGCGGGTGGGGGCGGTCTCCGAGCGCGACGTGAAGCGGCTGCAGGAGCTGGTGGCCAGCTTCGTGGAGCGCGACCGGCGGCTCAAGGTGGCCTCCACCCTGGCCGAGAACACGGCGCGGGTGCTGCACGAGCTCCGGCCGCGCCGCTTCCCGGAGAGCGAGATGGACCCGGCCAGCTACAAGCTGGCCAACCCCGAGCGCTTCGTGCCGTGA
- a CDS encoding glycosyltransferase, producing MPRLAVLLPTRDAAATLRAAALSILRGSFRDLELVVVDDGSTDATPALLDRLAARDRRVRVLRGPGEGIARALGRGLAACDAPLVARMDADDVAWPRRLERQVAALDEDPSLAAVGARVRLFPGRQVLGGMRRYVAWLNGLVTPALVARDLFVEAPLVHPAAVLRRAALEAVGGWRDGPFPEDYDLWLRLAGAGGRLTNLPATLLDWRESSGRLTRTDPRYALDRHMALKCAALRAGPLAGRAEVALWGAGETGRAFADALAAEGIRVSTFVEVDRKKVGRTIRGAPVIAYEEVERVRGLPLLVAVGAPGARQLIRTELLGRGFEEGRDFRCVA from the coding sequence CTGCCCCGCCTCGCCGTCCTCCTCCCCACCCGCGACGCCGCCGCCACCCTGCGGGCCGCCGCGCTCTCCATCCTGCGCGGCAGCTTTCGCGACCTCGAGCTGGTGGTGGTGGACGACGGCTCCACCGACGCCACCCCCGCGCTGCTCGACCGCCTGGCCGCCCGCGACCGGCGCGTCCGGGTGCTGCGCGGCCCTGGCGAGGGGATCGCCCGGGCGCTCGGCCGCGGCCTGGCCGCCTGCGACGCGCCGCTGGTGGCCCGCATGGACGCCGACGACGTGGCCTGGCCGCGCCGGCTGGAGCGGCAGGTGGCGGCGCTCGACGAGGACCCCTCGCTGGCGGCGGTGGGGGCGCGGGTGCGCCTCTTCCCCGGCCGGCAGGTGCTGGGCGGCATGCGGCGCTACGTGGCCTGGCTCAACGGCCTGGTGACCCCGGCGCTGGTGGCGCGCGACCTGTTCGTGGAGGCGCCGCTGGTCCACCCGGCGGCCGTGCTGCGGCGGGCCGCCCTGGAGGCGGTGGGCGGCTGGCGCGACGGGCCGTTCCCGGAGGACTACGACCTGTGGCTGCGGCTGGCCGGGGCCGGCGGGCGGCTCACCAACCTGCCGGCCACCCTGCTCGACTGGCGCGAGTCGTCGGGCCGGCTCACCCGCACCGACCCCCGCTACGCGCTCGACCGCCACATGGCCCTCAAGTGCGCCGCCCTCCGGGCCGGCCCGCTCGCGGGGCGGGCCGAGGTGGCGCTGTGGGGCGCCGGGGAGACCGGGCGCGCCTTCGCCGACGCGCTGGCCGCCGAGGGGATCCGGGTGTCCACCTTCGTGGAGGTGGACCGGAAGAAGGTGGGCCGCACCATCCGCGGCGCCCCGGTCATCGCCTACGAGGAGGTGGAGCGGGTGCGCGGCCTGCCGCTGCTGGTGGCGGTGGGGGCCCCGGGGGCGCGGCAGCTCATCCGGACCGAGCTCCTCGGGCGCGGCTTCGAGGAGGGGCGCGACTTCCGCTGCGTGGCCTGA
- the aroQ gene encoding type II 3-dehydroquinate dehydratase, whose amino-acid sequence MILLVNGPNLNLLGEREPELYGHTTLVEIEAMVRDACAGWNVVVEPFHSNHEGALIDFIQDHRKQARGVIINPGAFTHTSLALHDCLKSIAAPAVEVHISNIHAREEFRRKSVVAPACRGQITGLGVRGYILAAEWLCAAIGAQPV is encoded by the coding sequence ATGATCCTCCTCGTCAACGGCCCGAACCTGAACCTCCTCGGCGAGCGCGAGCCCGAGCTCTACGGTCACACCACCCTGGTGGAGATCGAGGCCATGGTGCGCGACGCCTGCGCCGGCTGGAACGTGGTGGTGGAGCCCTTCCACTCCAACCACGAGGGCGCCCTCATCGACTTCATCCAGGACCACCGCAAGCAGGCGCGCGGCGTCATCATCAACCCGGGCGCCTTCACCCACACCAGCCTGGCGCTGCACGACTGCCTCAAGTCGATCGCCGCGCCGGCGGTGGAGGTGCACATCTCCAACATCCACGCCCGCGAGGAGTTCCGCCGCAAGAGCGTGGTGGCCCCGGCCTGCCGCGGCCAGATCACCGGGCTGGGCGTGCGCGGCTACATCCTGGCCGCCGAGTGGCTCTGCGCCGCCATCGGCGCGCAGCCCGTATAG
- a CDS encoding 1-acyl-sn-glycerol-3-phosphate acyltransferase — translation MERTVTLPLWLALLLLGLAAVALLDRLLVPGLRWYLRRRVNLVIDRLNARLKLHIQPFKLTRREVLVDRLIHDPRVLEAVEALVAAGEARLLVQRRVALYAREIVPAFKPYAYFQVGYRVARTVARLLYRVRVGYQDDEGLSRVDPRASVVFVVNHRSNMDYVLVAYLAAERTALSYAVGEWAQVWPLHTLIRSMGAYFIRRNSKDPIYRRVLERYVQMATEAGVVQAVFPEGGLSRDGALRPARLGLIDYMLRTFDPSAGRDLCFVPVGINYDRVLEDRALLAQAGGEAPRGLVATTATATRFGLRQAALWALGRWHRFGYACVNFGTPISMTAWSAARGVDWRTLTKEARSARLGELGEELMAAVGRVVPALPVSLLATALLEDDRPVATLALHARTQALMRRLSAAGAHVYLPREDEAYAIAVGLRMLVERRLVEEGPAGWAPVEAERPVLRYYAAAIAPLVGAAPPSEGRSTAAPTGATLPEP, via the coding sequence ATGGAACGGACCGTGACGCTGCCGCTCTGGCTGGCCCTGCTGCTGCTCGGGCTGGCCGCGGTGGCGCTGCTCGACCGGCTCCTGGTGCCCGGCCTGCGCTGGTACCTGCGCCGCCGGGTCAACCTGGTCATCGACCGGCTCAACGCCCGCCTCAAGCTGCACATCCAGCCCTTCAAGCTGACGCGGCGCGAGGTGCTGGTGGACCGGCTCATCCACGACCCCAGGGTGCTGGAGGCGGTGGAGGCGCTGGTGGCCGCCGGGGAGGCGCGGCTGCTGGTGCAGCGGAGGGTGGCGCTCTACGCCCGCGAGATCGTGCCGGCGTTCAAGCCCTACGCCTACTTCCAGGTGGGCTACCGGGTGGCCCGCACGGTGGCGCGCCTGCTCTACCGGGTGCGCGTCGGCTACCAGGACGACGAGGGGCTGTCGCGGGTGGACCCCAGGGCCAGCGTGGTCTTCGTGGTGAACCACCGCTCCAACATGGACTACGTGCTGGTGGCCTACCTGGCCGCCGAGCGCACCGCGCTCTCCTACGCGGTGGGGGAGTGGGCCCAGGTCTGGCCGCTGCACACCCTGATCCGCTCCATGGGCGCCTACTTCATCCGGCGCAACTCCAAGGACCCCATCTACCGGCGGGTGCTGGAGCGGTACGTCCAGATGGCCACCGAGGCCGGCGTGGTGCAGGCGGTCTTCCCGGAGGGCGGCCTGTCGCGCGACGGGGCGCTGCGCCCGGCCAGGCTCGGCCTCATCGACTACATGCTGCGCACCTTCGACCCCTCGGCCGGGCGGGACCTGTGCTTCGTGCCGGTGGGGATCAACTACGACCGGGTCCTGGAGGACCGCGCCCTGCTGGCCCAGGCCGGCGGCGAGGCGCCGCGCGGCCTGGTGGCCACCACCGCCACCGCCACCCGCTTCGGCCTGCGCCAGGCCGCCCTGTGGGCGCTGGGCCGCTGGCACCGCTTCGGCTACGCCTGCGTCAACTTCGGCACGCCGATCTCGATGACGGCCTGGTCGGCGGCCCGCGGGGTCGACTGGCGCACCCTGACCAAGGAGGCCCGCTCGGCGCGGCTCGGCGAGCTGGGCGAGGAGCTGATGGCGGCGGTGGGGCGGGTGGTGCCGGCGCTGCCGGTCTCGCTGCTGGCCACCGCGCTGCTGGAGGACGACCGGCCGGTCGCCACGCTGGCGCTGCACGCCCGGACCCAGGCCCTGATGCGCCGGCTCTCGGCGGCGGGCGCCCACGTCTACCTGCCGCGCGAGGACGAGGCCTACGCCATCGCCGTGGGCCTGCGCATGCTGGTGGAGCGCCGGCTGGTCGAGGAGGGGCCGGCGGGCTGGGCGCCGGTGGAGGCGGAGCGGCCGGTGCTGCGCTACTACGCCGCCGCCATCGCGCCGCTGGTGGGCGCGGCGCCCCCCTCGGAGGGGCGCTCGACGGCGGCCCCGACCGGCGCTACGTTGCCTGAACCATGA
- a CDS encoding thioesterase family protein: MARVQIDLPDTFAFATELTLRVDDLNYGGHLGNDRVLALAQEVRVRWLAGHGLSELDVGGAGLILADAAVIYRAEGRHGMVLRCELAVGEVRSRSLELLHRFTDLGSGREIARVKTGVLCFDYAARQVVTLTAGLRAALGC; this comes from the coding sequence ATGGCCCGCGTCCAGATCGACCTCCCCGACACCTTCGCCTTCGCCACCGAGCTGACGCTGCGCGTCGACGACCTCAACTACGGCGGCCACCTCGGCAACGATCGGGTGCTGGCGCTGGCGCAGGAGGTCCGGGTGCGCTGGCTGGCCGGCCACGGCCTCTCCGAGCTGGACGTGGGCGGCGCCGGCCTGATCCTGGCCGACGCGGCGGTGATCTACCGGGCCGAGGGGCGCCACGGCATGGTGCTGCGCTGCGAGCTGGCGGTGGGCGAGGTCAGGTCCCGCAGCCTGGAGCTGCTGCACCGCTTCACCGACCTCGGCAGCGGGCGGGAGATCGCCCGGGTGAAGACCGGGGTGCTCTGCTTCGACTACGCGGCGCGGCAGGTGGTGACCCTGACGGCGGGGCTGCGGGCGGCGCTGGGGTGCTGA